The Prevotella melaninogenica genome window below encodes:
- the pnp gene encoding polyribonucleotide nucleotidyltransferase produces the protein MNVITKTVQLPDGRTISIETGKVAKQADGAAVLRMGNTVLLATVCAAKEAVPGTDFMPLQVDYREQYAAAGRYPGGFTKREGKANDDEILTSRLVDRVLRPLFPSDYHCEVYVQVMLLSADGVDQPDALAGLAASASLAASDIPIEHTTSEVRVARVNGEYVINPTFEQMKEADMDLMVGATKDNIMMVEGEMDEVSEQDLIGALKAAHEAIKPMCEMQEELSKACGTDVKRAYEDEVNDEELREELRKATYDACYAQAQSGDDDKKHREETYDKIKSDFTEAYDAAHTDLSEDDLEEKHTLIDRYFADVQRDSMRRSVLDTGKRMDGRATDEIRPIWCEIDTLPMPHGSSLFQRGETMSLSTCTLGTKMDEKMVDNVLEKSYQRFLLHYNFPPFCTGEAKAQRGVGRREIGHGHLAWRGLKGQIPADFPYTVRLVSQILESNGSSSMATVCAGTLALMDAGVPMKKPVSGIAMGLIKNPGEDKYAVLSDILGDEDHLGDMDFKTTGTKDGLTATQMDIKCDGLSFEILEKALMQAKAAREHILNIMTETIAEPRAEMKPQVPRIVQLEIPKEFIGAVIGPGGKIIQQMQEETGATITIEETDGVGKVQVSAPNKDSIDAALGKIKAIVAVPEIGEVYEGTVRSIMPYGCFVEILPGKDGLLHISEIDWKRLETVEEAGIKEGDKIKVKLLEIDPKTGKYKLSRRVLLEKPEGYVEPQRRPRGDRRPRRDGERRFDERRPRRENNESENND, from the coding sequence ATGAACGTAATTACGAAAACAGTTCAGTTGCCAGATGGAAGAACCATCTCAATTGAAACCGGAAAGGTTGCAAAGCAGGCCGATGGTGCAGCAGTTCTCCGCATGGGTAACACAGTACTTCTCGCCACTGTTTGTGCAGCTAAAGAGGCAGTTCCGGGAACAGACTTCATGCCTTTGCAAGTTGATTATCGCGAGCAGTATGCTGCCGCAGGTCGTTACCCAGGTGGTTTCACCAAGCGCGAAGGCAAAGCCAATGACGACGAAATCCTAACATCACGCCTTGTGGACCGTGTTCTTCGTCCACTTTTCCCATCAGATTATCACTGTGAAGTTTATGTACAGGTAATGTTGCTGTCTGCTGACGGCGTTGATCAGCCTGATGCACTTGCTGGTTTGGCAGCTTCTGCATCGCTTGCAGCTTCAGATATTCCAATCGAGCATACTACTTCAGAGGTTCGTGTTGCACGTGTTAACGGCGAGTACGTTATCAACCCAACTTTCGAGCAGATGAAGGAAGCTGATATGGACCTCATGGTTGGTGCTACCAAGGACAATATCATGATGGTAGAGGGTGAGATGGACGAGGTTTCTGAGCAGGATCTCATCGGTGCTTTGAAGGCTGCACACGAGGCAATCAAGCCTATGTGTGAAATGCAGGAAGAGCTTTCAAAGGCTTGCGGTACAGATGTTAAGCGTGCATACGAAGATGAAGTCAATGATGAGGAGTTGCGTGAGGAACTCCGCAAGGCTACATACGACGCTTGCTACGCTCAGGCTCAGAGCGGTGACGATGATAAGAAGCACCGTGAGGAGACTTATGACAAGATTAAGTCTGATTTCACCGAGGCTTATGACGCAGCTCACACAGACCTTTCAGAAGACGACCTCGAAGAAAAACACACTCTTATTGACCGTTACTTTGCTGATGTTCAGCGTGACTCAATGCGCCGTAGCGTACTTGATACGGGTAAGCGTATGGACGGTCGTGCAACAGATGAGATTCGTCCTATTTGGTGCGAGATTGATACACTACCAATGCCACACGGAAGTTCTCTCTTCCAGCGTGGTGAAACAATGTCTCTCTCTACTTGTACTCTCGGTACAAAGATGGACGAGAAGATGGTTGATAACGTTTTGGAGAAGAGCTACCAGCGCTTCCTCCTTCACTATAACTTCCCTCCATTCTGTACAGGTGAGGCTAAGGCTCAGCGAGGTGTAGGCCGTCGCGAGATTGGTCATGGTCATCTTGCATGGCGTGGTTTGAAGGGTCAGATTCCTGCTGACTTCCCTTACACTGTTCGTTTGGTAAGTCAGATTCTCGAATCTAATGGTTCTTCTTCTATGGCAACCGTATGTGCAGGTACACTTGCATTGATGGATGCAGGTGTTCCAATGAAGAAACCAGTGTCAGGTATCGCTATGGGTCTTATCAAGAACCCAGGAGAAGATAAGTATGCTGTACTGAGTGACATCCTCGGTGATGAGGACCACTTGGGCGATATGGACTTCAAGACAACTGGTACCAAGGACGGTTTGACAGCAACTCAGATGGATATCAAGTGTGATGGTTTGTCATTCGAAATTCTTGAGAAGGCGCTTATGCAGGCAAAGGCTGCTCGTGAGCACATCCTCAACATCATGACTGAGACTATTGCAGAGCCACGTGCTGAGATGAAACCACAGGTTCCACGTATCGTTCAGTTGGAGATTCCTAAGGAGTTCATCGGTGCTGTTATCGGTCCTGGTGGTAAGATTATCCAGCAGATGCAGGAGGAAACAGGTGCTACTATCACTATCGAGGAGACTGATGGTGTTGGTAAGGTACAGGTTTCTGCACCTAATAAGGATTCAATCGACGCTGCTTTGGGTAAGATTAAGGCAATCGTTGCCGTTCCAGAGATTGGTGAGGTTTACGAGGGTACAGTACGTTCTATCATGCCATATGGCTGCTTCGTAGAGATTCTACCAGGTAAGGACGGCTTGCTTCACATCTCAGAAATCGACTGGAAGCGTCTTGAGACTGTTGAAGAGGCAGGTATCAAGGAAGGCGATAAGATAAAGGTTAAACTCCTCGAGATTGACCCTAAGACAGGTAAATACAAACTTTCACGCCGCGTTTTGCTTGAGAAACCAGAGGGATATGTTGAGCCACAGCGTCGTCCACGTGGTGATCGTCGTCCTCGTCGTGACGGTGAGCGTCGCTTTGATGAGCGTCGTCCACGTCGTGAGAACAATGAATCTGAGAACAACGATTAA